The following are from one region of the Ferrimicrobium sp. genome:
- a CDS encoding cobalt-precorrin-5B (C(1))-methyltransferase, translating to MNERLRSGYTTGACAAAAAKAAAIACVTGTTPNVVAITLPKGQRVEFAVQRDESGRAVVIKDAGDDPDCTDGAHVSATATLIDGDDVLISGGEGVGIVTKAGLGLPVGEAAINPVPRRMITEAVREVTKRGLAVVISVPGGEEMARATTNDRLGILGGISILGTTGIVKPFSTAAYRASIVQQIDVAAANGATHIVLVTGSRTETAAFNLFPNLDPVAIVEVGDYSGVALKRAASTDPEMITWIGMVGKVAKLAQGLLMTHFHRAHVDTSVLAAAAESVGASVTLIDAATETTTARHFYERCVAEGDLRPLAELTRQAAQTCFETVGRRIPVEVMMVDFDSLLVVASHRLTP from the coding sequence GTGAATGAGCGCCTCCGCTCTGGCTACACCACAGGTGCCTGTGCTGCGGCGGCTGCAAAGGCCGCGGCCATCGCCTGTGTCACCGGCACTACCCCTAATGTGGTCGCCATCACGCTTCCCAAAGGGCAACGGGTTGAGTTTGCGGTACAGCGCGACGAGTCTGGGCGTGCAGTCGTCATCAAGGATGCTGGCGATGATCCAGACTGCACGGATGGGGCCCACGTAAGTGCCACCGCAACGCTGATCGATGGCGACGATGTCCTGATCAGCGGCGGGGAGGGGGTGGGGATCGTCACGAAGGCCGGCCTCGGCCTGCCCGTCGGCGAGGCTGCGATCAACCCGGTCCCCCGACGGATGATCACCGAGGCCGTCCGGGAAGTGACCAAGCGAGGGCTGGCGGTGGTGATCTCAGTACCCGGCGGCGAGGAGATGGCTCGCGCAACCACCAACGACCGACTCGGCATCCTGGGGGGGATCTCGATTCTCGGCACCACGGGCATCGTGAAGCCGTTCTCCACCGCGGCCTATCGAGCCAGTATCGTCCAACAGATCGATGTCGCCGCCGCCAACGGAGCGACCCATATCGTCCTTGTCACGGGCTCGCGAACCGAAACCGCGGCCTTCAACCTCTTTCCAAACCTCGATCCTGTCGCAATCGTCGAGGTCGGTGACTACAGTGGCGTCGCCCTCAAGCGCGCCGCCTCGACCGATCCCGAGATGATCACCTGGATCGGAATGGTCGGCAAGGTCGCCAAGCTCGCTCAGGGACTGCTAATGACCCACTTTCACCGTGCACACGTTGACACCTCAGTGCTCGCGGCCGCAGCCGAGTCGGTCGGGGCCAGCGTCACACTCATTGACGCCGCAACCGAAACGACCACCGCCCGCCACTTCTACGAACGCTGCGTCGCCGAAGGCGATCTCCGTCCACTGGCTGAATTGACGCGACAGGCTGCGCAGACCTGTTTTGAGACCGTTGGGCGACGGATCCCCGTCGAAGTCATGATGGTCGACTTTGACTCCCTGCTCGTGGTCGCGAGCCATAGACTGACCCCGTGA
- the cbiE gene encoding precorrin-6y C5,15-methyltransferase (decarboxylating) subunit CbiE encodes MITIVGWLGNQPSTLTNQQLEALAASRTIFARQELRQTLAMLAPKATIIDFTSPFATTIKAIGEHVGDCTVVASGDPNFFGITKVLRRQLGEIELKILPGPSSIAMLAAHLGRPWDDVEIVSLVGRDHLAALAQAKLALSNHHTQAVAILAPPNTSLAELFMDLSFDVDALNITIASDLATEHETISSLSLDQARCFTTCAGSVVFIERKATSLTPTVVWGAPSSSIFRDDQFVTDGSNFTKLEVRLALIARLDPDRLPFGANILEVGAGSGVVGLTLLRLRPDLRLTQLEPRPDRAAMVRQNAKTLGYCTTVLDQPVEAVTASYDAAIVGGGGLSALHHALGLIDEHAPIVASYADIHRGSAAERLLGNLSMIQVAHGTPLGADGTRLVPQTPIYLAWRA; translated from the coding sequence GTGATCACCATTGTGGGCTGGCTCGGGAACCAACCGAGCACCCTGACCAACCAACAGCTCGAAGCCCTGGCGGCATCGAGAACAATCTTTGCGCGCCAAGAACTTCGCCAAACGCTCGCAATGCTCGCCCCCAAAGCGACCATCATCGACTTCACGTCACCGTTTGCCACGACTATCAAGGCCATTGGCGAACACGTAGGCGACTGCACGGTCGTCGCGAGTGGTGATCCAAACTTCTTCGGGATCACCAAGGTATTGCGACGCCAACTAGGCGAGATCGAACTCAAGATCCTGCCTGGTCCAAGCTCCATCGCCATGTTGGCGGCACACCTTGGTCGACCTTGGGACGACGTTGAGATCGTCTCCCTTGTCGGTCGTGATCATCTCGCCGCCCTGGCACAGGCCAAACTGGCACTCAGTAACCACCATACGCAAGCCGTTGCGATCCTCGCCCCCCCAAACACGAGTCTCGCCGAGCTCTTCATGGATCTGTCATTCGATGTCGATGCCCTCAACATCACCATCGCCAGTGACCTAGCCACCGAGCACGAGACCATCTCTTCACTCAGCCTCGACCAGGCTCGATGCTTCACGACCTGTGCCGGATCCGTCGTGTTCATCGAACGCAAGGCCACATCGCTCACCCCTACCGTCGTCTGGGGAGCACCTAGCAGTAGCATCTTCCGCGATGACCAATTCGTCACCGACGGGTCAAACTTCACCAAGCTCGAGGTTCGATTGGCACTCATCGCCAGACTCGACCCCGATCGTCTACCTTTTGGCGCAAACATTCTCGAGGTGGGTGCTGGCAGCGGCGTCGTTGGTCTCACACTCCTTCGGCTACGCCCTGACCTGCGCCTAACCCAGCTCGAACCACGACCAGATCGGGCAGCGATGGTCCGCCAGAATGCGAAGACATTAGGATATTGCACCACAGTGTTGGACCAACCAGTAGAAGCAGTCACCGCCAGCTATGACGCCGCCATCGTAGGAGGAGGCGGACTCTCGGCACTCCATCATGCGCTCGGTCTCATCGATGAACACGCCCCAATCGTGGCGAGCTATGCCGATATCCATCGTGGTTCAGCCGCCGAGCGCTTGCTGGGCAATCTCTCGATGATTCAGGTTGCACACGGAACACCTCTTGGAGCAGATGGCACTCGGCTCGTGCCCCAAACGCCGATCTATCTGGCGTGGCGCGCATGA
- the cobJ gene encoding precorrin-3B C(17)-methyltransferase, producing the protein MSATPRTNGPTDNSSNEPIANGIVIALNSAPHGLAEYLGFRVHQWAKFADLVEALTTHRAVVVVAAYPIVVRALTETLTNKHDDPAVVAVDEGANFATVLAGAHHGGEGLASLVAHYLGATAVITTASRTNDVVALDQAPSIITGRIAASIQAQLNRGSGLTMLNPTALELPDAVSALVTEGPNPINLVVSDRIDDGDLGDVRGVLPTLTVGLGCSSDVTADEINDLIDTTMGQAGLDPAAIDRVATIRTRLDHPALRSLKRELIGFSAEELDAIAAPNPSAIVHESVGTHSVAEAAALLASGANAELIVAKTKSAKATVAIARRHRIRGSLWVVGIGPGSLDLLTPRALGAIRRAQYLIGFHRYLELIEPVVERGQIVKAYPIGREVERVLDAIELANRGNRVALVTSGDPAVYAMAQLVIERLSNDLVVHMIPGVTAAYAASAATGAIVGHDHAMISLSDLLTPWSAIEARVEAAAQADFVIAFYNPRSQQRTWQLEKALAIIGQYRGPHTPVLIASRVERQGARSVVSTLEELDIETVDMETIVIVGATTSTSNHGYLYTPRGYEAQR; encoded by the coding sequence ATGAGCGCCACGCCTCGCACCAACGGTCCAACGGATAACTCGTCCAATGAGCCGATCGCCAACGGCATCGTGATCGCGCTCAACAGCGCGCCACACGGCCTCGCTGAGTATCTGGGCTTTCGGGTGCATCAATGGGCCAAGTTCGCCGACCTTGTCGAGGCCCTCACGACACATCGGGCGGTGGTCGTCGTGGCAGCCTACCCGATCGTGGTGCGTGCGCTCACCGAGACCCTCACCAACAAGCACGATGACCCAGCCGTCGTCGCCGTCGACGAGGGGGCGAACTTCGCAACCGTCCTCGCCGGTGCTCATCATGGCGGCGAGGGGCTTGCCAGCCTTGTGGCCCACTATCTCGGCGCCACCGCGGTCATCACCACCGCCTCGAGGACCAACGACGTGGTCGCCCTCGATCAGGCACCGTCGATCATCACGGGGCGGATCGCTGCCTCGATCCAGGCTCAGCTGAATCGAGGATCGGGGTTGACGATGCTCAATCCAACAGCGCTGGAGTTGCCTGACGCCGTTTCGGCGCTGGTAACCGAGGGGCCAAACCCCATCAACCTGGTCGTCAGTGACCGCATCGACGATGGTGACCTCGGAGACGTGCGCGGTGTGCTCCCCACCCTGACCGTTGGCCTGGGCTGCTCGAGCGACGTGACCGCCGACGAGATCAACGATCTTATCGACACCACCATGGGCCAGGCCGGCCTCGATCCAGCGGCCATCGACCGCGTGGCCACGATCAGAACCAGGCTCGATCATCCGGCCCTTCGCTCGCTTAAGCGAGAGCTCATTGGCTTTAGCGCCGAGGAGCTCGATGCAATCGCAGCCCCAAACCCGTCCGCCATCGTCCACGAGAGCGTCGGGACACATTCGGTCGCAGAGGCGGCGGCCCTCCTCGCAAGCGGAGCCAATGCAGAGCTCATCGTCGCAAAGACCAAGAGTGCCAAAGCAACCGTAGCGATCGCCCGACGACATCGGATTCGAGGATCGCTTTGGGTCGTCGGCATTGGCCCCGGCTCACTCGATCTGTTGACACCCAGAGCTCTTGGGGCCATACGCCGAGCGCAGTACCTCATTGGTTTTCATCGCTATCTCGAGTTGATCGAGCCGGTGGTAGAGCGTGGCCAGATTGTCAAGGCCTACCCCATCGGCCGTGAAGTCGAGCGTGTTCTTGACGCCATCGAACTCGCCAACCGTGGTAACCGCGTAGCCCTCGTCACCTCGGGGGACCCAGCGGTCTATGCGATGGCACAGCTGGTGATCGAACGCCTCAGTAACGACCTCGTTGTCCACATGATCCCTGGGGTCACAGCTGCCTATGCGGCATCAGCGGCCACCGGCGCGATCGTCGGCCACGATCACGCGATGATCTCACTATCTGACCTCCTCACACCCTGGAGCGCCATCGAGGCTCGGGTAGAGGCTGCCGCACAGGCCGATTTTGTCATCGCCTTTTACAACCCTCGTTCGCAACAACGCACCTGGCAGCTCGAAAAGGCTCTCGCCATCATCGGGCAGTATCGTGGCCCTCACACACCGGTGTTGATCGCATCGCGGGTCGAGCGACAAGGGGCACGCAGTGTTGTTAGCACCCTCGAAGAGCTCGATATCGAGACCGTTGACATGGAGACGATTGTGATCGTCGGTGCCACCACCTCGACGAGCAACCACGGCTATCTCTACACCCCGCGGGGTTACGAGGCACAGCGATGA